One genomic region from Clostridium saccharobutylicum DSM 13864 encodes:
- the dnaJ gene encoding molecular chaperone DnaJ: protein MANKDYYEVLGLQKGASDDEIKRAFRKLAVKYHPDRNQGNTEAEEKFKEINEAYQVLSDPEKKSRYDQFGSAAFDGSGGFGGGGFGGFDGFDMGGFGDIFESFFGGGGGSSRRRNGPVRGNDIEYTITLTFEEAVFGVEKEISVTRSENCEHCHGSGAEPGSSVKTCPKCGGSGQVRVQRQTPLGNFVSTSTCDQCGGSGKITEKPCNACRGNGNVRKTRKIKVNIPAGVDTGNVMPLRGQGEHGLRGGSPGDLYVRINVTPSKVFTRKGNDVYIDAHISMAKAALGTEITVATVDGNVKYTVPAGTQSGTMFRLKGKGIQRVNSSGNGDQYVKVIVDIPKTLNERQKKALYDLMEASGESSGDVTPHKKKLFGKNK, encoded by the coding sequence ATGGCAAATAAAGACTATTATGAAGTGCTTGGACTTCAAAAAGGTGCAAGTGATGACGAAATAAAAAGAGCCTTTAGAAAATTAGCTGTAAAGTATCATCCAGATAGAAACCAAGGAAACACAGAAGCAGAAGAAAAGTTTAAAGAAATAAATGAAGCTTATCAAGTTCTTTCGGACCCTGAAAAGAAATCAAGATATGATCAATTTGGATCAGCTGCATTTGATGGAAGCGGTGGATTTGGAGGCGGCGGCTTCGGTGGATTTGATGGATTTGATATGGGTGGTTTCGGAGATATTTTTGAATCATTCTTTGGGGGCGGAGGTGGAAGCTCTAGAAGAAGAAATGGTCCAGTAAGAGGAAATGATATTGAATATACAATAACATTAACTTTTGAAGAAGCAGTTTTTGGTGTTGAAAAGGAAATCTCAGTTACTAGAAGTGAAAATTGTGAACATTGTCATGGTTCTGGAGCAGAACCGGGATCAAGTGTCAAGACTTGTCCTAAATGTGGAGGTTCAGGCCAAGTAAGAGTTCAAAGACAAACACCTCTTGGAAATTTTGTTTCAACTTCTACTTGTGATCAATGTGGAGGTTCAGGCAAAATTACAGAAAAGCCATGTAATGCATGTAGGGGTAATGGGAATGTTAGAAAAACTAGAAAGATAAAAGTTAACATACCAGCAGGGGTTGATACAGGAAATGTAATGCCTTTAAGAGGACAAGGCGAACATGGATTAAGAGGTGGAAGTCCAGGGGATTTATATGTAAGAATCAACGTGACACCATCTAAAGTGTTTACAAGAAAAGGAAATGATGTATATATAGACGCTCATATTTCAATGGCTAAGGCAGCTCTAGGTACGGAAATAACTGTAGCCACTGTAGATGGAAACGTAAAATATACAGTACCAGCAGGTACTCAATCTGGAACAATGTTTAGATTGAAGGGTAAGGGAATACAAAGAGTAAATTCAAGTGGTAATGGAGATCAATATGTAAAAGTAATTGTTGATATTCCTAAGACATTAAATGAGAGACAGAAAAAAGCACTATATGATTTGATGGAAGCATCAGGAGAATCATCTGGTGATGTTACGCCTCATAAGAAAAAATTATTTGGGAAAAATAAATAA
- the dnaK gene encoding molecular chaperone DnaK, with protein MAKIIGIDLGTTNSCVAVMEGGEPTVIANAEGARTTPSVVSFQANGERLVGQVAKRQSITNPDKTVISIKRHMGTSYKVNIDDKQYSPQEISAMVLQKIKADAESYLGETVTQAVITVPAYFNDSQRQATKDAGKIAGLEVLRIINEPTAASLAYGLDKLDSAHKILVYDLGGGTFDVSILDLGDGVFEVLSTNGDTKLGGDDFDEKIMHYIADTFKAENGIDLMQDKMALQRLKEAAEKAKIELSSSTQTNINLPFITADATGPKHIDLTLTRAKFNEITHDLVQRSIEPMKKALADAKLSLSDIDKIILVGGSTRIPAVVEAVKNFTGKEPSKGVNPDECVAVGAAIQAGVLTGEVKDIVLLDVTPLTLGIETAGGIATPLIERNTTIPTKKSQVFSTAADNQTSVEINVVQGERQMAMDNKSLGQFTLSGIAPAPRGIPQIEVTFDIDANGIVKVSALDKGTGKEANITITASTNLSDDEVDKAVKEAEKFAEEDKKRKEKIEAVNNADQTIYQIEKTLNEVGDKATEDEKAAVTAKIEELKKVKDSDDVEAIKAAIEAVNQSFYPIATKMYQQAGAAEGADPNANANAGAQSAPHDDNVVDADFKVDEDK; from the coding sequence ATGGCAAAGATTATAGGAATTGACTTAGGAACTACAAATTCATGTGTAGCAGTTATGGAAGGTGGAGAACCAACTGTTATAGCTAATGCAGAAGGAGCAAGAACTACTCCATCAGTAGTTTCATTCCAAGCAAATGGTGAAAGATTAGTTGGCCAAGTTGCAAAAAGACAATCAATCACAAATCCAGACAAAACTGTTATCTCAATAAAGAGACATATGGGAACAAGTTACAAAGTTAATATAGATGATAAACAATATTCACCACAAGAAATTTCAGCAATGGTACTTCAAAAAATCAAAGCTGATGCTGAAAGCTATTTAGGAGAAACTGTAACTCAAGCAGTTATTACAGTACCAGCTTACTTTAATGATAGCCAAAGACAAGCAACTAAGGATGCAGGAAAAATTGCTGGTCTAGAAGTATTAAGAATAATCAATGAACCAACAGCTGCATCATTAGCTTATGGTTTAGATAAATTAGATTCAGCTCATAAGATTTTAGTTTACGATTTAGGTGGTGGTACTTTCGATGTATCTATCCTTGATTTAGGAGACGGAGTATTTGAAGTATTATCAACTAACGGAGATACAAAGCTTGGTGGAGATGATTTTGATGAAAAGATCATGCACTATATAGCTGATACATTCAAGGCTGAAAATGGAATTGATTTAATGCAAGACAAGATGGCACTTCAAAGATTAAAAGAAGCTGCTGAAAAAGCTAAAATTGAATTATCATCTTCAACACAAACAAACATTAATTTACCATTCATTACTGCTGATGCAACTGGTCCAAAGCATATAGATTTAACTTTAACTAGAGCTAAATTCAATGAAATAACTCATGACTTAGTTCAAAGAAGTATTGAGCCAATGAAAAAAGCATTAGCTGATGCTAAACTTTCATTAAGCGATATAGATAAGATAATCTTAGTAGGTGGATCAACAAGAATTCCAGCTGTTGTTGAAGCAGTTAAGAACTTTACAGGAAAAGAACCTTCTAAGGGCGTTAATCCAGATGAATGTGTTGCTGTCGGTGCAGCTATTCAAGCAGGTGTATTAACAGGAGAAGTTAAGGATATAGTACTACTTGATGTTACTCCATTAACATTAGGAATTGAAACAGCAGGTGGAATAGCTACTCCATTAATTGAAAGAAATACAACTATTCCAACAAAGAAGAGCCAAGTATTCTCAACTGCAGCAGATAATCAAACATCAGTTGAAATCAATGTAGTTCAAGGTGAAAGACAAATGGCTATGGATAATAAGTCACTTGGACAATTCACATTATCAGGAATAGCTCCAGCTCCAAGAGGAATTCCACAAATCGAAGTTACATTTGATATAGATGCTAATGGTATTGTTAAAGTATCAGCATTAGATAAAGGAACTGGAAAAGAAGCAAATATTACAATTACAGCTTCAACTAATTTAAGTGATGATGAAGTAGATAAGGCTGTAAAAGAAGCAGAAAAATTTGCTGAAGAAGATAAGAAGAGAAAAGAAAAGATTGAAGCTGTAAATAATGCAGATCAAACAATTTATCAAATAGAAAAGACATTAAACGAAGTTGGAGATAAAGCTACAGAAGATGAAAAAGCTGCTGTTACAGCTAAAATCGAAGAACTTAAGAAAGTGAAAGATAGCGATGATGTAGAAGCTATTAAAGCTGCAATTGAAGCTGTAAATCAATCATTCTATCCAATAGCTACAAAGATGTATCAACAAGCTGGAGCAGCAGAAGGAGCAGATCCAAATGCAAATGCAAATGCTGGAGCTCAAAGTGCACCACATGATGATAATGTAGTAGATGCAGATTTTAAAGTAGATGAAGATAAATAA